GCCCCGGACGACGAGCAGCCCCGCGCACGGCCGCGGGTAGTCGTAGATCAGGAATCCGCAGCGCGGGCAGCCGAACCGGCGCGGCCGGCTCGAGGTCGCGGGCCGGCGCCTCAGCGGCCGCCCGCAGCGCGCGCACGGAAAGCCGGCCTTCACGGCGCCTCGACGGTGATCACGGCGGGCAGCGGCACCTGCGCCCCCGGCGCGCCGGCTTCGCCCTGCTTGGGCCAGCGCCCGAAGCTCGCATAGTGGTACGAGCCGCTCGCGACGACGAGCTGCGCTTCGAGGCCGCCGTCCATGCTCATGGCGTGCGTCAGGCGCAGCGGCGACTTCATGAGCAGCTCGGCGAATCCCGCGAGCGTGTACGCGCCTTCGGTCACCAGCACCACGACGTGCCCCTCCGGGTCCTCGGCCACCGCGGTGCGGTTCGCGATGCGGGTCGTGCGCTTGACGCGCACGCCGCCTCCGCGATCGAACAGCATGAAGGACTGCGCCACGTCGCTCCACCCGCTCTCGCGGGAGAGCGGCGAGGTCGCGAGGTCCAGCACGCGCGCATCGCGCGGGCCCTTGCCTCCCGAGGCGACCAGCGCGGCCTGAAAGCCCGGATGCACGCGGGCGGAAATGGTGTCGCCACCGCTCACGTACAGCCCCATGTAGCGCAGGTCGGGGTAGAACTGCCCGGCGTTGAAGACGGCCAGCGCCCCGGTGGTGCGCTGCCAGTCGAGCACGCCCGGCGGCTTCGCGCGGCCGAGCTGCGACCAGTGCCGCGCGCGCACCCGCACGAGGCGGGGGTCGAGCCGCAGCGCCGCGACCGTCGCGGAACCCATCTGGCAGTACGGGCTGCCGGTGAAGGTCGCGAACTCCGCCCCGGGCTGGAGCGTCCGCCAGTGCGGGGCGCGGCCGTTCTGCCACAACACCCAGGCCGCCGCGATCGCCACGACCGGCAGGACCCAGCGGGCGTGCAGCGAACGCCGCATCACGCCACGCCCGAGTGGCGTTGCCTCGCCTCCTGCACCAGCAGCAGCTCGCCGATGTTCTCGAGCGTGAGCAGCCCGACGAGCCGGCCGCGCGCCATGACCGGAAGCGCGTTGAGCCGCGCCGCACGCATGCGGACCAGCGCGGCCTCGAGCGGCATGGACAGTTCGATCGGCTCGACGTCGGTGCGCACCAGCCGGCCGAGCGGCGCGTCGGCGCCCTCGCGCCGCAGGCCGCCCAGCAGGTCGGCGCGGCTCAGCATGCCGAGGTACTGCCCGCCTTCGAGCACCGGAAAGTCCTGCTGCTCGCCGGCCAGCAGCAGGTCCACGGCGTGCGCGATCTCGTGCCGGGTCTCGAGGCTCACGAACGCGGTCACCATCGCGGCGCTCACCGGCAGCCCGGCCAGCGAGCTGCGGGTCTGCACGACGGCGCGCTCCTCCGCGGCGGTGATGAACACGAACATCGCGATCAGCACCAGCACCAGGTTGTGGAAGACGAAGACGCCGGCGGCCGCGAACAGCAGCGCGAACCCCTGCCCGATGAGCGAGGCGATGCGCGTGGCGCGCATGAACGGCAGGAACATCGCGAGCGCCCCGCGCAGGACGCGGCCGCCGTCCATCGGGAACGCCGGAATCATGTTGAAGACGATCATGAACACGTTGGCGAACAGCAGGAACTCGAGCGTGCCCTCGCCCGAAGCCCGCTGCACGATCGCGTCGAAGCCCAGGTGCGAGGTGGACAACGCCAGCAGGAAGATCGCGGCGAGCACCACGTTCACCGCCGGCCCGGCGATCGCGACGAGGATTTCCTGGATCGGCTTGTCGGGCATGCGTTCGAGGCGCGCGACGCCGCCGATCGGCAGCAGGATGATCTCGCGCGTCGCGATGCCGAACCGGCGCGCCATGAGCGCGTGGCCGAACTCGTGCAGGATCACGCACAGGAACAGCAGC
Above is a window of Candidatus Eisenbacteria bacterium DNA encoding:
- a CDS encoding phosphodiester glycosidase family protein; this encodes MRRSLHARWVLPVVAIAAAWVLWQNGRAPHWRTLQPGAEFATFTGSPYCQMGSATVAALRLDPRLVRVRARHWSQLGRAKPPGVLDWQRTTGALAVFNAGQFYPDLRYMGLYVSGGDTISARVHPGFQAALVASGGKGPRDARVLDLATSPLSRESGWSDVAQSFMLFDRGGGVRVKRTTRIANRTAVAEDPEGHVVVLVTEGAYTLAGFAELLMKSPLRLTHAMSMDGGLEAQLVVASGSYHYASFGRWPKQGEAGAPGAQVPLPAVITVEAP
- a CDS encoding M50 family metallopeptidase codes for the protein MRWTLRLGTFAGIRVEMHVTFLLLLAFVALIKSASPRDAFHTVLHLLLLFLCVILHEFGHALMARRFGIATREIILLPIGGVARLERMPDKPIQEILVAIAGPAVNVVLAAIFLLALSTSHLGFDAIVQRASGEGTLEFLLFANVFMIVFNMIPAFPMDGGRVLRGALAMFLPFMRATRIASLIGQGFALLFAAAGVFVFHNLVLVLIAMFVFITAAEERAVVQTRSSLAGLPVSAAMVTAFVSLETRHEIAHAVDLLLAGEQQDFPVLEGGQYLGMLSRADLLGGLRREGADAPLGRLVRTDVEPIELSMPLEAALVRMRAARLNALPVMARGRLVGLLTLENIGELLLVQEARQRHSGVA